tttgtgtcacaacgaaatggagcccacctgtctcccaagtcgagcaaacacaagctcagcctcctttttcaaggtgaagagcccgcccatcactccgatatgaccatctcccgcgaggaaatgattcatccacaaccgccacctcagcgtgctccCAGGCACACTGAGATTGTGACCATcactaacaccaggtaacaaccgcatccagaaacacacgggtgtccgagtctgaagcaagacccacgctatcTTCCAAGGCAGAGTTTGCCAggcgtaacgtcgtctttaaaagacgcaccgcgaatgctcttttagtgctgaggcaacaggggatagccgttttgcacacaaacagggggtagtgcagcctgattgtggcaatccactcgacgcaggaaagcGACCTctgctgaaacgccgtactccaacactcaagatcgtctttggagcagaaCAGTCACGCTTGGCTCCGGcgaaagctgaatatgcgctgcaccgtTGCTTAGATCAGTGGCAGCTGGAtccttgtttagatacactgaagtagattggtctctcggcgagatcccaattcgtcggtcatccgacgtgactcggagtgaccgactgaaagggaaccatggttacattcatAACCTGGAGACACTCTTCAGGAACTAGAGCCGTGTCAATGACGCTTTGttgaacgagatgcccacgccccCAGACTTGCCAGTCCCAGCCCAGTGTGCAGTCTAGGGCAGGAGGACAGTGGAGCCAGGAATGGCCCGCAATGGAGATGGACGATAGCAGGGCCTTGGAGGTCGCCACCCCACGGGTTGAGTGGGCCCTGACTCCTAGGCTAGGCGGGAGACCAGAGCACTCATACGATGTGTTAATGGCATCCACAATCCATTTGCTTAACATCTGCTTGGCTTCTGGAAAATCCTTCCGAGGGGAATCAAAGCAGACGAGGAGCTGGTCACTCTTTCTCTACAGGGCGGCTCTGTGGACGTATGCATCCAGTGCTTGTACCTGACACACACAATTGAGCTTTTGCCAGCCCGAACCTGTGAAGGGGGGAGGATTAAAAGCCTCCAGCACGACTGGCTGTGGTGCGACCGTAGGGACCTTCGACCTATACCCCACGCCACTGAAAAGGCCTGAAGGTCACCTACTCTCCTCAGAGAACACAGTGCAAGCAACAGTGTAGTCTTAATCGTCAGAAGGTGATCGGAGGTCTCCTCTATGGGCTCAAAAGGCGGCCCACAGAGGGCCTCCAACATCACTGCCAGGTCCCAAGTTGGGACACATTCAGGGTGGAGTGGGAGACTCCAGTGGAGAATATCGCCTgcaggaactccagcactgaaccaaCAGGGCAGTTAACTGGATCGAGCCAGTGGTGGATGATCTGGAGGATGGTCTTTACAACCTCGGTTGAAAGACTTGAGACTATGAGCTCCGCCTCCTCAGACGCCACACCTACAGCCTCCACAACTCCGGGCAAGGGTGCACAATGGTGCCCCCTGCCTGTGAGAGGAGGTCCCTCCTGACTGGAATCTCCCACAGAGACCCGTCTAGGAAGGCCCTCAGGTTCGAAAACCATACCCAGCCCGGCCAGAATGGCGTTACAAGAAGTAGGTTTACCGCGCCCCGGCGCACTCTCTCAAAAACTCCGTGAAGCAGAGGGATCAGGGGAAAGGCGTACAGTTGCGGCCTCGGCCACGTCTGCACCATGGCATCCAGGCCCAGTGctgctggatgaactagagaggaccagaggggacattgcgGGAACATTCTCTTGTGttgcaaagaggtccacctctgcctgatAAAATTCTCTCCAGATCTGCTCCACCACCTCGGGCCTCAGCCCCTGTCTCAAGAGGATGTACGCTTCCATATTGAGATGCCTAGGAAAGTAGACAACTCTCAGTGAGAGGAGTCTTTCCCCAGGCCCACACAAgcatctggtgcgccagcttgtacAAGGGGCGCGAGCGCAGACCTCCTTGTTGGTTTACAACAGAGGTGTTGTTGGTGCGCACCAACACATGTCGGTCTCTTATGTCCAGGAGGAAGTGTTTCAATGATAGAAATACAGCCAGGATCTccaggcagttgatgtgccacaTGAGATGGTGGTTCCTCTACAGACCACGGGACGAGCGGCTGTTCATGACCGTTCCCCAACCAGTGAGGGACACAGCCGTCACAAGCGATACACGGCAACAAGGAGCTCCCAGCAAGGGGCCCTGCGACCGGAACATCCTCCACATGTCTAAGGCACATACAACACTTTGATCAGGCGAAGCGGATTTCCCATCAAGGAAACGCCCTTgttcctgagccaccactgtaggaatctcatgtacagcaggccaagaGGTACGTAGCTACCATCAGAcccagcagtttctgaaatacctGATTTGCAAAGATATAACTAGGTGCCCTGCACCCACCACGCAAATGCAGGGGGAGGCTGACCGAACTGAATTCGGTAGCCTCTCTCCACAGTATGCAGGACCCAATGAGATATATTTGGCAGTAGTTTCCACACTGCAAAATGATATACTATACCTCTCAAGACTGACCTCTGGTAAAAAGAAAAGGGTCATTTGGACCGCAAAGCAGGGTGCCACCGACCCGCACAGTGTTTTACTTTTACACATCCAGTACAAAACAGGCCTTATTTTAGTTCCACAACAGCTGTCCAGCATTTGACAAATTGGCAAGGAGAATGTGGCAAATTTAAAgttactttatttcttttatttatttattttattatacctATGGTGGTTGTTTAGAAACTTTGCAATACATTTGAGACACATTATGTCAGACGTAACCACACCCTTTTTGGTAATACAGTTACCTACAACAGCAGTGACTGTGatggttatatatataacacaaggCATCATTTTAAACTCACATTTGGAGTGTTTTCTTGTCTAGCAAGAGAAATGCATGTTAATCTTTTATTGACCCTGACACTACTTTGTATTACCAGGCTCTGCCCTGCTGTGTGTGGGATTCATTTAAACAGCTGCATCCTCCAAGGTGACCCTCAGCCCCCTGCTCTCTTTGATGACGGAGACTTTGTCATTGGAGGGGCTTTCACCATTCATTATTATGTGAGGACAGAGAAGCAGACCTACACTCAACGGCCACAACCACTTGTGTGCAGTGGCAGGTTAGAGCTTATGAATTTGATTAAAGTCCATAGACCAATCTTGACTTCATTTAACTGCTTTGTGCTATAATTATGCTTGAAATagtgtttatgtaaaataagctaattaattatttgaattcatattttatatattaataatgttgtttttgcatgtgtgaACTTCAACAGCATGAACTTCAGAGAACTGCACTTTGCTCGTGCCTTACAGTTTGCTATCCAAGAGATAAACTACAGCTCCGATCTCTTACCAGGCATCACTTTAGGGTACCACATATATGACACTTGTGCCTCTCTGGCAATGGCAATCAAAGTAGCACTGCAACTTGTCAACGGACAAGAGCCTGTATTTAATGACACTGATTCCTGTGTAAAAAGTAATGCTGTTCCAACACTAATTGGAAATTCAGCTTCCACTGCAGCTATAAGTGTTTCAAGACTTTTTGGTCCTCTTAGAATTACACAGGTGTGTgctaactaatatatatatatatatatatatatatatatatatatatatatatatatattatatatatgtcaatTGTTTAAACAGCATTGTTTACGATCTGTGTAATATAGTACatattcagaaaacaaaaatgatttcttcATGGTACACTAGGTGAGTCATTACGCGACGTGTGCGTGTCTCAGTGACAAGCGGCAGCATCCTACTTTCTTCAGGACCATCCCCAGTGACCACCATCAGGCGGCAGCACTGGCACGGATGGTCAAGCACTTCGGATGGACGTGGATCGGGGCTGTGCGCAGTGATTCAGACTATGGGAACAATGGCATGGCATCATTCCTGAAAGCTGCTGAGGAGGAAGGGATCTGTGTGGAGTATTCTGAGGCCTACTACAGGACCCAGCCGCGCAGCAAACTGAAAAGAGTGGCGGATGTCATTCGCAAGTCATCAGCTCGTGTGATTGTTGCCTTTATGGCCGAAGGTGACATGAGACTTCTGTTAGAAGAGTTGAGCCAGCAGCCTCCTCCTCCGATGCAGTGGATTGGCAGCGAAGCGTGGGTTACAGACCCACAAATGATGCGGTTTAATTTGTGTATCGGTGCTGTTGGTTTTGCAGTTCCACGGTCTGTTATTCCGGGTTTTCGCAACTTTCTACTCGACCTGTCTCCAGAACAAGTGCTAAAATTCCCCCTGCTGACAGAATTCTGGGAAAGCTCATTCAGCTGTAGTCTAAAACAGCACACAGGTTCTTCTACTGATATGCCAGCATGTGATGGCACAGAAAACCTGCGCGCTTTACAGAACCCGTATACAGACACGTCCTATTTGGTGTACAAAGCCACTTACGCTATAGCTCATGCCCTCCATGGCATCATCTGTAATGAAATGCTATGTGACAAAAACACCAAAGTTGAGCCCCGGCAGGTACGTTTTCtaattgtgaaataattcattcataacacatatttaaaaatcttaatatagGCCCAAAATTCCATCATCTTCTATATGTAACAAGCCCAGAAGTGGTAATTATTCAACAAATAATTGAAACAACAATCCATTATGCAGGTTTTTGATCAACTCAAGCGATTGAActtcactaaaaataattattttgtttcatttgactCCAATGGAGACCCTGTGGCTACCTATGAATTTGTGAACTGGCAGCTTCATGGAGAAGGTTCAGTTGATTTTGTGACAGTGGGTCAATATGATGCATCCAAGCCTAAAGGCCAAGAATTCAGTCTGAGCAGAGCTATCATTTGGTATGACGGCAGTGAAAAGGTATAAAGTTTAGTTCTATTCTGGATGTTTGTGATTAAGATTACTGCACTCCTGATTTTATGATTGTGTCCGTAGACATATGTTGACAATACATAACAcagttttagttaaataaatgcGGTaatactttagaataggtaacactttgtaggttaactattaactacaacttttccctcaataaattcttcattttccACTTAATGgttagtaaattaaaataaaccagaAGCTATTTTGCTCCAAGCATTGTTTGATTTCTGACTCTAAAGCCGTGTCTATATGTGACCTGCAGGtgcctgtgtctgtgtgcagtgAGAGCTGTCCTCCAGGTACAAGGAAGGCTGCACAGAAAGGAAGACCGGTCTGCTGTTACGACTGCATTGACTGTGCAGAAGGAGAGATCAGTAACGAGACaggtgcttttgtttgtttgtttctaaatTCTGACAATAATGTAAGTTTGCCCTTATTTCTACACTGttgttcacacaaaaaattaattcagtcaGTATTTGTTCACCCTGTTGTTTAtataatgataaacaaaaaatatgaatgagaaATTAAGAAGTCCTTAGCTCTAAATGATTCAGGAGTGCTGGAGATGTCTTCAATCCTTGTGAGAAGTACTATGATAATAGTGATATGTTCACATTctcagacattaaaaaaatgatttaagacTTGCATAATAGTGCATTCAGACACACCTAATTcacaattaaacaaacaattagGAGTGCTCAAAgcttttttggttaaaaattatacaatatcaatatttgagcaagtacataaccagccagCGTTCAGAACTATTGCCTTACTTTAGCCCGATTCACAATGGTTAGCTTGTAATAATGTTCTTTAATTTGAGTGGTACGGATaggtttttattgtaaatttgcGTTTGGAACTGTATTATTACGTCATgtctgtaaacataaataaactgtCCTGGCAAGTTCGAGCTATTGCCTCATTCAGCAGCACTTCATTTAATTACAGTCTACTCtcacagcagctggaataattaaaagtcaaaaaaattattttgatggcagattgtaatccagaaaggattatatgaaacacatgtaaatgaaattaaattaatagatTCATATGCACCAGAGCACAACCCAAGCAAGGAACTGCAATAGTTTTCAAACATAGATGGTGACAACTTTAATGAAGGAGACATCAAAAATTTGCCATTTTGCAGGTTCACTAGGACCACTTGTGTATGACATCATTAACGTCATTATTCAGGTTACATTTGTAATCACGGAGTGACGACAgtttgtcaataaaaataaaaaaagtaaaacaatctaaatgtcattataaattaaaaatcaataatgaaGACAAAATCAAGATTAATTGGATCTGTGCTCTGTCCagagaacctttcagtgaaggATGACTGCTGTAAAGTACAGCACTATTTTAAGTAAGGAATAATGTAATCCTAGACAGTACTTATCACTGCATAAAACCAGACAGGGTGATCGGGTCAGAACATTGCAAAAGTGAAACAGCATAGTCTAACcgtgtgtatgtttttattttgttcctgTGGTCCATGAATGGCTGTTAAACACTGATTTCTTCATCTTTCAGATTCTCTAGATTGTCACGAATGTCTACCTGAGTATTGGCCCAATGGTGAGAAGGACAAGTGTCTTCCTAAACCAGTGGAGTTTCTCTCCTGGGATGAGATCCTTGGGATTATACTGGCTGCTTTCTCTGTTGCTGGCTCTTTAGTGGCTTTGAGCATAACTTTAGTCTTCTACAAAAACAGGGCCTCTCCGATAGTAAAAGCCAACAACTCAGAGCTGAGCTTCCTGCTTCtcttctcactctctctgtgtttccTCTGTTCTCTTACTTTCATTGGTCGGCCCACTGAGTGGTCCTGTATGTTGCGTCACACAGCATTTGGGATCACTTTTGTCCTCTGTATCTCTTGTGTTTTGGGGAAAACTATAGTGGTGTTAATGGCCTTTAAAGCTACACTtccaggaagtgatgtcatgaaatggtttgggcCTCCTCAACAGAGACTCAGTGTTTTGGGCTTCACTCTTGTACAGGTACTTATATGTGTTCTTTGGTTAACAATATCTCCACCTTTTCCTTATAACAATATGCAACACTACAAAGAAAAGATCATTCTAGAATGCAGTTTAGGATCAGCTGTAGGTTTCTGGGCTGTTCTGGGTTATATTGGTCTCCTGGCAttcctttgctttgttttagcTTTTCTTGCCCGAAAGCTTCCTGATAACTTCAATGAAGCTAAGTTCATCACATTCAGTATGCTCATATTCTGTGCTGTATGGATCACATTTATTCCAGCTTATGTCAGCTCTCCAGGGAAATTTACTGTAGCTGTGGagatttttgccattttagcttCAAGCTTTGGCTTaagtttctgtatttttgctcctaagtgttttattattgtgtttagGCCAGAGCAGAATACTAAAAAACACTTAATGGGTAAAGTACCATCAGCCAACTAAAGCCACCTAAGACAAGGACAGCTCTCATTCACATGAAATGTTACAATATTGCGATGTATGAAGCATCTTTCTGAGTTCAAagactactttttaaaatataaccatTTTATAAGAGAAAGAAATATCACTATCGCCCATATGCAAACATCTCAGATTCTCAAAATTGGTTGCCAGTGAAAtgtagtgtatgtatatacataacaGTAATATTTGCTCACCAAGCCCACATTCGTTTTGAACCAAAGTACAACAAAAATAGtcaaatgttgaaatatttcactattttaaaaatctgttttctattagaatacagtatatttttaaatataattaattcctgtgattTCACTCAATTTGTTGTAACATCATTCCAGTCACtatttccttcagaaatcatagtAATGTTCTGATTTGCtgttgagaaaaataaataaataaaataaagtaaattatacATAGATGTTTAACCTTCTAGTATTGTTCACTTGGGGGTCACACTTGTATTGTTCGTGGTTAAAACTTACTGAAAATCcaaaaattacctttttttttaataaagttttcttttgtattttgagaGAATGTCATATGAaactaattcatatttattgaattaGGGCTTTCGCCCGAGTGCTGACCTTGCCTGCTTGCCTGCTTATCTTGACCATTGTCTCTTCGGATCACCCTTGTGTTCTGGTAACCTGATTGGATTGATGTTTGTGTTACGACCCATTGCCTGTTTTATCGTCTTTTCTATCTGGAAATCCCTTGAACTTGTTTGCGGATCTGACTGCCTTACTGTTAACAAACTTCTGCCTGTTGTATCTGACTATTCTATTTTGGATTGTCCCAATAAACTTCCGCACATGGATTCGCAGCTGTCATCATTACAGATAATTTCCCCCCTCTAGTGGTTTTTAGGCATAAAGACTTATTTTATCAAGTTGTggttttagatatatatttatacattctCGAAGCCAAATTTTTGTAAAGGTGCATTATTTTTACTAATGTCAAACCTGAACACATGAAAAGCCTTTTGTATAACATcaaaattctacaaaaatgtgacaaaaaaaggaACAGGAATGCTTTATCAGAGGTTAATCCATCTGATTCCAACCCCTTAGTTGAACCTTCTTGCTCAATGTTGAAATTTAGttcaacagtgtgtgtgtgtgtgtgtgtgtgtgtgttcaccctggtatttatcatgttatgggaaccaaatgtccccacaaagataggaataccagttaattttgaccttgtggaaacaaatttataaaacatacaggatttaattttttgacaATCTAAAAATGCCAGTAGTTTCCTATAAGGGGAAATGTATCTGTATAGTATAAAAACCGTTACATATATGGAGAGTCCCCGTAAAGTatggaaacacaacatgtgtgtgtgtgcgtgagtgaaACTACATCTCTTTTTGTACATGTTTTAGTGTCTGATCCCTTCCTTGGTATCTTATTTTTGACTgcagaattttcaattttatattttactagtCAAGTCCAATCAAGTCCAATGTCAAGTGCCATAAAAGTCACCAAGTTTTGTACCATTCCAATGAAGTATcgatttttatgattttttttttttctttcgtgaCATTTTCTTTTGGGTTGACATGTGACTAGGTGACAGgtgataaatatgtaaaatattaatcaattaaCCACACCTTCTTAGATTTACAACAGCAGAATTACAACATAAACAGCAACAGCAGGTGGATATATAAAACAAGGCATAATTCTCATTTTACATTTGGAGAGGTTGCTTGCCTAGCAGGAGAAATGCACGTTAGTCTTTTATTGACAGTAATAGTACTGTGTATTACGAGGCTTTCCCCTGTATGCGGGGTTAATTTAGGCACCTGCATTCTCCAAGGTGATCCACAGCTCCCTGCTATCTTCAAGAATGGAGACTTTGTAGTTGGAGGGGCTTTCACCATTCATTATTATCTGAGGACAGAGAAGCAGACCTATACTAAACGGCCGCAACCACTTGTGTGCATTGGCAGGTTAGAGTATGGCAAAATAGATTATTTACACGCTATATTCATTGTGCTTATGTTCACAGTTGTCTTTTGTGTGTGCAAAATGAGCTAATGAGAATAAGACAAAACGTTTAGGTGCTTGCATTTAGCTTATAATAAAGTTTTTCATCTGTGTGCTTCAACAGCATGGACTTCAGAGAGTTGCGCTTTGCTCGCGCCTTGCAATTCGCCATCCAAGAGATCAACAACAGCTCCGATCTTTTACCAGGCATCACTTTAGGGTACCATATATATGACTCGTGTGCCTCTGTGCCAATGGTAATAAAAGTAGCGGTTCAACTTACCAACGGAGTAGATCCTGTATTTAATGACACTGATTCCTGTGTAAAATCAGCTGCAGTTCTCGCACTTGTTGGAGAATCTGGTTCCACTGCGGCTATATGCACTTCAAGACTTTTTGGTCGTTTCGGGATTCCACAGGTGCTTACTCTAAttatttctttgtcttttttaaattgtaatgcaaTTTTGCAGCTGATatcatgcatgtaaatgtaaagtatgaatatatatatatatatatatatatatatatatatattcatactttGTTTTGTGATCTATAGGTGAGTCATTACGCGACGTGTGCGTGTCTCAGTGACAAGCGGCAGCATCCTACTTTCTTCAGGACCATCCCCAGCGACCACCATCAAGCGGCAGCACTGGCACGGATGGTCAAGCACTTCGGATGGACGTGGATCGGGGCTGTGCGCAGTGATTCAGACTATGGGAACAATGGCATGGCATCATTTCTGAAAGCTGCTGAGGAGGAAGGGATCTGTGTGGAGTATTCTGAGGCCTACTACAGGACCCAGCCGCGCAGCAAACTGAAAAGAGTGGCGGATGTCATTCGCAAGTCATCGGCTCGTGTGATTGTTGCCTTCATGGCAGCAGGTGATATGAGATTTCTGTTAGAAGAGTTGAGCCAGCAGCCTCCTCCTCCGATGCAGTGGATTGGCAGCGAAGCGTGGGTTACAGACCCACAAATGATGCGGTTTAATTTTTGCTCTGGTGCTGTCGGTTTTGCAATCCCACGGTCTGTTATCCCGGGCTTTCGGAATTTTCTACTCGACCTGTCTCCAGAACAAGCGCTAAAATTCCCCCTGCTGACAGAATTCTGGGAAAGCTCATTCAGCTGTAGTCTAAAACAGCACACAGGTTCTTCTACTGATATGCCAGCATGTGATGGCACAGAAAACCTGCGCGCTTTACAGAACCCGTATACAGACACGTCCCAGCTGAGGATCACTAACATGGTTTACAAAGCGACATATGCTATAGCTCATGCCCTCCATGCCATTGTCTGTAACAAAAAGCAatgcgataaaaacatcaaagttGAACCCTGGCAGGTATACTTTCTCATTGTGGAACAGCTGaactaattgttttatttagatttttccgctaatgcatttacaaaagagATATGGAAATATAACTATAGTAGCTACTTCTTGTAGGTctactataaaatatacaacCACAGACAGTATTTCAGTGCTAAGTATTCAGCAAATTACACCAGTCTGTATTTTTCACACCTGTCATGCAGGTTTTTGAACAGCTGAAGCGAGTGAACTTTACCAGAAATAATTATTCTGTTTCTTTTGACTCCAATGGAGACCCTGTTGCCAAATATGAACTTGTGAACTGGCAGCTTAAGGGAGATGGTTCAGTTGATTTTGTGACAGTGGGTCAATATGATGCATCCAAGCTTAAAGGTCAAGAATTCAGTCTGAGCAGAGCTATCATTTGGTATGATGGTACCAGTGAAAAGgtataaaagcttttgttttattctttgtgATTGATCTAGGTATTTCTGAAACTGATGCTGCTCACGtactgattttgctgagtttgatGTGTTCTTAGTtaattttaatccaaaaatgtagtcttgaccatatctctacacctaaacatAACCTTAATGATAGATAAATGATACTGATGTAACAAAGATGTTGACCTAGGAGCATGTTAAACTTGGCAAAATCAGGCTCTGCCTGTGTCTGCAGGtgcctgtgtctgtgtgcagtgAGAGCTGTCCTCCAGGTACAAGGAAGGCTGTGAAAAAAGGAAGACCTGTCTGTTGTTATGACTGTATTAACTGTGCAGAAGGAGAGATCAGCAATAAGACAGGTATTTTGTCTGAACATCCTTGTGAATAAGAAAAATCTAATTCTAAAATctttattgcagtgtttt
This region of Puntigrus tetrazona isolate hp1 chromosome 18, ASM1883169v1, whole genome shotgun sequence genomic DNA includes:
- the LOC122323190 gene encoding extracellular calcium-sensing receptor-like; translation: MHVSLLLTVIVLCITRLSPVCGVNLGTCILQGDPQLPAIFKNGDFVVGGAFTIHYYLRTEKQTYTKRPQPLVCIGSMDFRELRFARALQFAIQEINNSSDLLPGITLGYHIYDSCASVPMVIKVAVQLTNGVDPVFNDTDSCVKSAAVLALVGESGSTAAICTSRLFGRFGIPQVSHYATCACLSDKRQHPTFFRTIPSDHHQAAALARMVKHFGWTWIGAVRSDSDYGNNGMASFLKAAEEEGICVEYSEAYYRTQPRSKLKRVADVIRKSSARVIVAFMAAGDMRFLLEELSQQPPPPMQWIGSEAWVTDPQMMRFNFCSGAVGFAIPRSVIPGFRNFLLDLSPEQALKFPLLTEFWESSFSCSLKQHTGSSTDMPACDGTENLRALQNPYTDTSQLRITNMVYKATYAIAHALHAIVCNKKQCDKNIKVEPWQVFEQLKRVNFTRNNYSVSFDSNGDPVAKYELVNWQLKGDGSVDFVTVGQYDASKLKGQEFSLSRAIIWYDGTSEKVPVSVCSESCPPGTRKAVKKGRPVCCYDCINCAEGEISNKTDSLDCHKCLSAYWPNGKKDKCLPKPVEFLSWDEILGIILAAFSVAGSLVALSITLVFYKNRASPIVKANNSELSFLLLFSLSLCFLCSLTFIGRPTEWSCMLRHTAFGITFVLCISCVLGKTLVVLMAFKATLPGSDVMKWFGPPQQRLSVLGFTLVQVLICVLWLTISPPFPYNNMQHYKEKIILECSLGSAVGFWAVLGYIGLLAFLCFVLAFLARKLPDNFNEAKFITFSMLIFCAVWITFVPAYVSSPGKFTVAVEIFAILASSFGLILCIFAPKCFIIVFRPEQNTKKHLMGKVPSKSL
- the LOC122323196 gene encoding extracellular calcium-sensing receptor-like, giving the protein MHVNLLLTLTLLCITRLCPAVCGIHLNSCILQGDPQPPALFDDGDFVIGGAFTIHYYVRTEKQTYTQRPQPLVCSGSMNFRELHFARALQFAIQEINYSSDLLPGITLGYHIYDTCASLAMAIKVALQLVNGQEPVFNDTDSCVKSNAVPTLIGNSASTAAISVSRLFGPLRITQVSHYATCACLSDKRQHPTFFRTIPSDHHQAAALARMVKHFGWTWIGAVRSDSDYGNNGMASFLKAAEEEGICVEYSEAYYRTQPRSKLKRVADVIRKSSARVIVAFMAEGDMRLLLEELSQQPPPPMQWIGSEAWVTDPQMMRFNLCIGAVGFAVPRSVIPGFRNFLLDLSPEQVLKFPLLTEFWESSFSCSLKQHTGSSTDMPACDGTENLRALQNPYTDTSYLVYKATYAIAHALHGIICNEMLCDKNTKVEPRQVFDQLKRLNFTKNNYFVSFDSNGDPVATYEFVNWQLHGEGSVDFVTVGQYDASKPKGQEFSLSRAIIWYDGSEKVPVSVCSESCPPGTRKAAQKGRPVCCYDCIDCAEGEISNETDSLDCHECLPEYWPNGEKDKCLPKPVEFLSWDEILGIILAAFSVAGSLVALSITLVFYKNRASPIVKANNSELSFLLLFSLSLCFLCSLTFIGRPTEWSCMLRHTAFGITFVLCISCVLGKTIVVLMAFKATLPGSDVMKWFGPPQQRLSVLGFTLVQVLICVLWLTISPPFPYNNMQHYKEKIILECSLGSAVGFWAVLGYIGLLAFLCFVLAFLARKLPDNFNEAKFITFSMLIFCAVWITFIPAYVSSPGKFTVAVEIFAILASSFGLSFCIFAPKCFIIVFRPEQNTKKHLMGKVPSAN